The following proteins are co-located in the Triticum aestivum cultivar Chinese Spring chromosome 1A, IWGSC CS RefSeq v2.1, whole genome shotgun sequence genome:
- the LOC123042556 gene encoding uncharacterized protein isoform X1, which yields MNTENHQYVADANGFDRVTESEVNKKNIMPASYAGKLRCMTENFHDAVAVSRVHGSPDIFTDFTYDPNWPEIVQGLEHGQQAVDEADFTAQVYQLKLLEYVEKIKAGQVFGLVVTVLHSVDFHKRSLPHAHILVWREKDYGQSQILLAMDDNLFVPLLPKLAATLVTASRQHVLQLSINALRVTASQSVHYDEDDDSFFATVEIHVPAHENIPQFKTTIFAGHNCQTTNAAHESASTTALHYMQQGGILIIDDLNFPELQKCKKEVVRAKSWSDIFEHETVKLKRKIGSLERELASLKENSVVRKPIQQP from the exons ATGAACACTGAAAATCACCAGTATGTTGCTGATGCTAATGGATTTGATAGAGTTACCGAGTCTGAGGTTAACAAGAAAAATATAATGCCAGCATCTTATGCGGGCAAACTTCGCTGCATGACTGAAAACTTCCATGATGCTGTCGCTGTTTCACGTGTCCATGGCTCACCTGATATATTCACAGACTTCACGTATGATCCAAACTGGCCTGAGATAGTTCAGGGTCTTGAGCATGGACAACAGGCGGTCGATGAGGCTGATTTTACTGCTCAAGTGTATCAACTGAAACTCCTTGAGTACGTGGAAAAAATTAAGGCCGGACAGGTGTTTGGGCTTGTAGTTACTG TCCTCCACTCCGTGGACTTCCACAAGAGGAGTCTGCCCCATGCACATATCCTTGTTTGGCGGGAAAAAGATTATGGGCAG agtcaaatccttctcgCCATGGATGACAACTTATTCGTGCCTCTGCTCCCGAAG CTTGCAGCAACACTGGTCACCGCCAGCAGGCAGCACGTGCTGCAGTTATCCATAAATGCCCTTAGAGTTACAGCAAGCCAATCAGTACACTATGACGAAGATGATGACAGTTTCTTTGCCACTGTTGAAATACATGTTCCAGCACATGAAAACATTCCTCAGTTTAAAACAACCATATTTGCTGGACACAACTGCCAAACAACAAACGCGGCTCATGAATCAGCGAGTACTACTGCTCTGCATTACATGCAGCAAGGAGGCATTCTAATTATCGATGACCTGAATTTCCCTGAGCTTCAAAAGTGCAAAAAAGAGGTGGTCAGAGCCAAGTCATGGTCAGACATATTTGAGCATGAAACAGTCAAGCTAAAGAGAAAAATAGGTTCCTTAGAGAGGGAATTAGCATCTCTTAAAGAGAACAGTGTTGTTCGTAAGCCAATCCAGCAACCCTAG
- the LOC123042556 gene encoding uncharacterized protein isoform X2 yields the protein MNTENHQYVADANGFDRVTESEVNKKNIMPASYAGKLRCMTENFHDAVAVSRVHGSPDIFTDFTYDPNWPEIVQGLEHGQQAVDEADFTAQVYQLKLLEYVEKIKAGQVFGLVVTVLHSVDFHKRSLPHAHILVWREKDYGQVPAMASVPVSSKILLDAMLEKVGLPAATYSARPIEGTRLEVTITFYPIKIKLGRSPVKVSLSTSQHQDLAEARDYVAAAAIKYMDAYEGVVPKDYHYDQLRTVEKANVLLGRPLKAMKEGQCISKTRAEREPWQKQAPEQRMGWILEHGTDHRQQP from the exons ATGAACACTGAAAATCACCAGTATGTTGCTGATGCTAATGGATTTGATAGAGTTACCGAGTCTGAGGTTAACAAGAAAAATATAATGCCAGCATCTTATGCGGGCAAACTTCGCTGCATGACTGAAAACTTCCATGATGCTGTCGCTGTTTCACGTGTCCATGGCTCACCTGATATATTCACAGACTTCACGTATGATCCAAACTGGCCTGAGATAGTTCAGGGTCTTGAGCATGGACAACAGGCGGTCGATGAGGCTGATTTTACTGCTCAAGTGTATCAACTGAAACTCCTTGAGTACGTGGAAAAAATTAAGGCCGGACAGGTGTTTGGGCTTGTAGTTACTG TCCTCCACTCCGTGGACTTCCACAAGAGGAGTCTGCCCCATGCACATATCCTTGTTTGGCGGGAAAAAGATTATGGGCAG GTCCCAGCAATGGCTTCTGTTCCAGTCTCGTCTAAGATTCTGCTTGATGCTATGTTAGAGAAGGTTGGCCTTCCAGCGGCCACCTACTCAGCGCGCCCAATAGAGGGCACGCGTCTGGAGGTTACCATTACCTTTTACCCAatcaagatcaagctcgggaggtcaCCTGTCAAAGTTTCCCTGTCTACCTCACAGCACCAGGATCTAGCAGAAGCTCGGGATTATGTGGCTGCTGCAGCAATTAAGTACATGGATGCTTACGAGGGTGTGGTTCCAAAAGATTACCATTATGATCAACTAAGGACTGTGGAAAAGGCGAATGTACTATTGGGTCGGCCGCTTAAGGCAATGAAAGAGGGACAATGCATCTCTAAAACAAGAGCTGAAAGAGAGCCTTGGCAAAAACAAGCTCCTGAGCAAAGGATGGGATGGATCCTTGAGCACGGAACAGACCATCGTCAGCAACCTTAA
- the LOC123042623 gene encoding uncharacterized protein, giving the protein MDDMDIGAVCDEGSSASALSRKRTPEPGEDAYLIVIPYAHIFDLMLKALKLPSASYYHKICPGSKNRVTVTFNSSLQLIDGLLVPTSISGAILHAYEDAEDSAAIAAIRYMENAYGRQIRDYHYTHVKKLENEVKHLVRWLVAANKTIKKLRKGWYYAVRYMSSYSIQMQNTTTARHLKGQDNTKGAMKSSLASIEKLIERLRYISMKSEQRLETTRDSFW; this is encoded by the exons ATGGACGACATGGACATTGGAGCTGTATGTGACGAGGGATCTTCAGCCTCGGCATTATCGAGGAAAAGAACACCTGAACCTGGG GAAGATGCCTACCTGATAGTAATTCCTTATGCCCACATATTTGACCTTATGCTAAAAGCTTTGAAGTTGCCCTCTGCAAGTTACTATCACAAGATATGTCCAGGCAGCAAGAATCGTGTGACGGTTACTTTCAATTCTTCGCTGCAATTGATTGATGGTTTGCTTGTTCCGACCTCAATATCGGGTGCAATTTTACATGCCTATGAAGATGCGGAAGACAGTGCTGCTATCGCAGCTATTAGGTACATGGAAAATGCATACGGCAGACAAATAAGAGACTACCACTACACCCATGTCAAGAAGCTAGAAAATGAAGTCAAGCATCTGGTCAGATGGTTAGTAGCAGCGAACAAGACAATCAAAAAACTACGCAAAGGGTGGTACTACGCCGTCAGATATATGAGTTCATATTCTATTCAAATGCAAAACACAACGACTGCTCGACACTTGAAAGGGCAAGATAACACCAAAGGGGCTATGAAATCATCACTTGCAAGCATTGAAAAACTGATAGAGAGGCTGCGCTATATTAGTATGAAGTCTGAACAGCGCCTGGAGACTACAAGAGATAGCTTTTGGTGA